Within the Candidatus Culexarchaeum yellowstonense genome, the region CCCTGGAAACAGTTAGAAAACTCATCAAATTACTGGAAGAGCAGGGTGGAGATATAATTGGGATAATAGTAAACATGGTCATGGGAATCGAAGCAACTGAATATATAAGTTTGGGTAAAAGAGTGCTGGTGGAAATACCATTCCAGCAAAACTTGGAAGATAAAATTGGAGATGTGGAGGAACTTTTGGAAAGCATGATTGGGAGGAAAGTGAAGGAAGCTTTAAAATTAATAGTTGAAGAATCTCCTTAAATCAGTCTGCTTCTCCATAAATGAGAAATCAATATTTTTACCAAATCTCACCCTCATGCCATCCCTCGCAGCTATAGTTGGAACTCCAGTTTCATTCTCAATCCACTTAGCCTCAGAATCAGGGCTCTTCATAATCATATGCATCCCAAAGTGGGTTATTATAGCCTTCTCAGGCTTAACCTTATTAATAATTTTAGCGGCATCCACACTGGTCATATGCCCCTCCCAAGGTTCACCTCCAGGCCTCAAAACAGAGAGTATAATTAGCCTAACACCACCATAATATTCAGCAACATCATCGAAGTATTCGGAGTCAGGAATGTAGGCGAAATCCCCATACTGAGTTTTAAATCTAAAACCAACAGTACTTGGATCGCTATGAACAGCTTTACAAACCTTAACCTCCAAATCACCTACAACAACTGATGTGCCTATCTTAGCCTCATAAACTTCCGATGGCAATGATTGATGATACTTCGACAAAACCTTCTCACAAACATCATTACCATAGAGGACACTTGTGGAAGCCAGTAAAACACCCCTCCTCTTA harbors:
- a CDS encoding MBL fold metallo-hydrolase, producing the protein MSIEIVFLGTGGGRFSMATQKRRTGGIRIISSKSNVHLDPGPGALVYSIEMGLDPRKINGIIVSHAHPDHSNDAAVMIEAMSEGTTKRRGVLLASTSVLYGNDVCEKVLSKYHQSLPSEVYEAKIGTSVVVGDLEVKVCKAVHSDPSTVGFRFKTQYGDFAYIPDSEYFDDVAEYYGGVRLIILSVLRPGGEPWEGHMTSVDAAKIINKVKPEKAIITHFGMHMIMKSPDSEAKWIENETGVPTIAARDGMRVRFGKNIDFSFMEKQTDLRRFFNY